The Bacteroidales bacterium genome has a window encoding:
- a CDS encoding YigZ family protein, whose protein sequence is MSDIKDTYKTLAKTSEGYFRDKGSKFYAFAYPVNSEKDIKDILNELKKQYYDARHHCYAYRLGIENDERYRINEDGEPSGSAAKPIYGQILSHEITNVLIVVIRYFGGIKLGVPGLINAYKTASKEAIDNNEIVERILYENCRIEYKYDNINSVMRIIKDEELNISNQEYIDDKIITTIEIRKSKIGSIKEKFSSIYNVNFFDNDDISA, encoded by the coding sequence ATGAGCGATATTAAAGACACATATAAAACTTTAGCAAAAACATCAGAAGGATATTTTAGAGATAAAGGTAGTAAATTCTATGCTTTTGCTTATCCGGTAAATTCAGAAAAAGATATAAAGGATATTCTAAACGAATTAAAAAAACAATATTATGATGCTCGTCATCATTGTTATGCATACAGATTAGGAATTGAGAATGATGAGAGGTACCGTATAAATGAAGATGGAGAGCCATCCGGAAGTGCGGCAAAACCTATATACGGACAAATTTTATCTCACGAAATAACAAATGTACTAATTGTTGTTATCAGATATTTCGGCGGTATCAAACTTGGTGTTCCGGGATTAATAAATGCGTATAAAACAGCAAGTAAAGAAGCTATTGACAATAATGAAATTGTTGAAAGAATTTTATACGAAAATTGTAGAATCGAATATAAATATGACAATATCAACTCGGTAATGAGAATAATAAAAGATGAAGAATTAAATATTTCAAATCAAGAATATATTGATGATAAAATTATTACCACAATAGAAATCAGAAAGTCTAAAATTGGTAGTATAAAAGAAAAATTTTCGTCTATTTATAATGTTAATTTTTTTGATAATGACGATATTTCAGCATAA